A genomic stretch from Setaria viridis chromosome 1, Setaria_viridis_v4.0, whole genome shotgun sequence includes:
- the LOC117862349 gene encoding uncharacterized protein encodes MSTASAKEEQAAASASAAPAPAMGGEEAAARAAQKRYEALLTVRAKAVKGKGAWYWAHLEPVLVPPADTGMPPKAVKLRCALCSAVFSASNPSRTASEHLKRGTCPNFAAPPPGPAAASGSQQSPTPTPAQHQQLALPSNSTASSPIPISYIAPSSPRHQHHQHHHHSGSRKRHSMPPAYTPADPRQHLVVVDPSSAYSPALPALPAPPPPHQSALVLSGGKEDLGALAMLEDSVKRLKSPKASPAAMMPKAQADAALGLLADWFLESSAGVSLSSASHPKLRAFLRHVGLPDLQRADLAGPRLDARFAEARADATARVRDALFFQFAADGWREQVVTLSVNLPNGTSVFHRAVPVPAVAPSDYAEELMLDAVASVSSSGSSNDLHRCAGIVSDRFKSKALRDLENKHHWMVNLSCQIHGFTRLVRDFARELPLFRSAAAKSAKLAAYFNAKQTVRSLLQKYQIQELGHASLLRVAHVPFNGNGSDFRAAFEMLEDILNSAHPLHRAVQEDSYKLVCIDDSVAREMGEMVHNEAFWIEVDAVHSLVKLIMDMVKEMEGDRPLVGQCLPLWEELRSKVRDWCEKFNVDEGIALNVVEKRFRKNYHPAWSAAFILDPLYLVKDASGRYLPPFKCLAPDQEKDVDRLITRMVSQEEAHLALMELMKWRSDGLDPLYAQAVQVRQPDPSTGKMKVANKQSSRLVWETCLSEFKSLGKVAVRLIFLHATSRGFRCTPSMVRWLSSPGSLASSTNRAHRLVFVAANSKLERRDFSSDEDKDAELLAEGADDFANEPGNVEPSSV; translated from the coding sequence ATGTCCACGGCGTCGGCcaaggaggagcaggcggccgcgtcggcgtcggcggcgccggcgcccgcaatgggcggcgaggaggccgccgcgcgcgccgcgcaaAAGCgctacgaggccctcctcaccGTGCGGGCCAAGGCGGTCAAGGGCAAGGGCGCCTGGTACTGGGCGCACCTCGAGCCCGTCCTCGTCCCGCCCGCCGACACCGGCATGCCGCCCAAGGCCGTCAAGCTCCGCTGCGCCCTCTGCTCCGCCGTCTTCTCCGCCTCCAACCCGTCCAGGACCGCCTCCGAGCACCTCAAGCGCGGCACCTGTCCCAACttcgccgcgccaccgccggggcccgccgccgcctcgggctCGCAGCAGtcgcccacgcccacgcccgCGCAACACCAGCAGCTGGCGCTGCCGTccaactccaccgcctcctcccctatCCCCATCTCCTACATTGCGCCCTCCTCACCgcgccaccagcaccaccagcaccaccaccactccgGCAGCCGCAAGCGCCACTCCATGCCTCCCGCCTACACGCCCGCGGACCCCCGCCAgcacctcgtcgtcgtcgacccaTCCTCGGCCTACTCCCCCGCGCTGCCCGCGCtgccggcgcctccgccgccgcaccagTCGGCGCTCGTGCTCTCCGGCGGCAAGGAGGACCTCGGCGCACTCGCCATGCTCGAGGACAGCGTAAAGCGCCTCAAGTCACCcaaggcgtcgccggcggcaatGATGCCCAAGGCGCAGGCCGACGCCGCGCTCGGCTTGCTCGCCGACTGGTTCCTCGAGTCCTCGGCCGGCGTGTCGCTCTCCTCGGCAAGCCATCCCAAGCTCCGGGCCTTCCTCCGCCACGTCGGGCTGCCAGACCTGCAGCGCGCCGACCTCGCCGGCCCGCGGCTCGACGCCCGCTTCGCCGAGGCCCGCGCCGACGCCACCGCGCGGGTCCGTGACGCACTCTTCTTCCAGTTCGCCGCCGACGGCTGGCGAGAGCAGGTGGTCACTCTTTCCGTCAACCTCCCCAATGGCACGTCCGTGTTCCACCGCGCTGTGCCGGTACCCGCGGTGGCGCCCTCGGACTATGCTGAGGAGCTGATGCTCGACGCCGTGGCGTCCGTCTCGTCCTCTGGCTCCTCCAATGATCTCCACCGTTGCGCGGGCATCGTTTCTGACCGCTTCAAATCAAAGGCGCTGCGTGATCTCGAGAACAAGCACCATTGGATGGTGAACCTGTCTTGCCAAATCCATGGCTTCACCCGTTTGGTGCGGGACTTCGCGCGGGAGCTCCCGCTCTTCCGCTCTGCTGCAGCCAAGTCTGCCAAGCTTGCCGCCTACTTCAATGCCAAGCAGACGGTGCGGTCCCTGCTGCAAAAGTATCAAATCCAAGAGCTCGGGCATGCCTCGCTCCTTCGAGTCGCACATGTGCCGTTTAACGGCAATGGCAGTGACTTCCGGGCGGCCTTTGAGATGCTGGAGGACATTTTGAACTCTGCACACCCTCTCCATCGTGCTGTGCAGGAGGACTCCTACAAGCTGGTGTGCATCGACGACTCAGTTGCAAGGGAGATGGGGGAGATGGTGCACAATGAGGCCTTCTGGATAGAGGTTGATGCTGTGCATTCGCTTGTGAAGTTGATCATGGACATGGTGAAGGAGATGGAGGGTGACCGGCCTCTTGTTGGGCAATGCCTACCACTCTGGGAGGAATTACGCAGCAAGGTTAGAGATTGGTGTGAGAAATTTAACGTTGATGAAGGCATTGCTCTGAATGTTGTTGAGAAAAGGTTCAGAAAGAACTACCACCCAGCCTGGTCCGCAGCATTCATTTTGGATCCTCTCTACCTTGTCAAGGATGCCAGTGGGCGTTACCTTCCTCCGTTCAAATGCTTGGCTCCTGATCAGGAGAAGGATGTCGACAGGCTGATCACCAGAATGGTGTCACAGGAAGAGGCGCACCTTGCTCTGATGGAGCTGATGAAATGGCGGTCAGATGGATTGGACCCGTTGTATGCGCAGGCTGTGCAGGTGAGGCAGCCTGACCCGTCCACAGGGAAGATGAAGGTCGCGAATAAGCAGAGCAGCAGACTTGTTTGGGAGACGTGCTTGAGCGAGTTCAAGTCACTCGGTAAGGTAGCTGTGCGGCTCATCTTCCTCCATGCAACCTCCAGGGGATTCAGGTGCACACCATCGATGGTGCGCTGGCTCTCTTCCCCAGGGAGCTTGGCAAGTAGCACTAATCGGGCACACCGGTTGGTTTTTGTTGCTGCAAATTCAAAGCTTGAGAGGAGGGACTTCTCGAGTGATGAAGACAAGGATGCAGAGTTACTTGCTGAAGGGGCGGATGATTTCGCAAATGAACCTGGGAATGTGGAACCCTCATCAGTGTAA